Proteins encoded together in one Impatiens glandulifera chromosome 1, dImpGla2.1, whole genome shotgun sequence window:
- the LOC124921851 gene encoding dehydration-responsive element-binding protein 1E-like, whose protein sequence is MDMSDFSDLFPSLYPSESSNSDLVDNRTTTTTTAAANIEIEEEVHLASSNPKKRAGRKKFQETRHPVFRGIRQRNTGKWVCEVREPNKTTRIWLGTFPTIEMAARAYDVAALALRGRLRIPTSTDPKEIQRAAAEAAEEFRPSSVTEYALNFPTNENVGDDDSVLGGGEQVGFCADMAEGPLLSPPRHSTDGCYFSDNEVDFYHDLTLWNY, encoded by the coding sequence ATGGATATGTCTGATTTCTCCGATCTGTTTCCGTCCTTGTATCCATCAGAATCATCAAATTCAGATCTTGTTGACAATAgaaccaccaccaccaccaccgccgCCGCCAATATTGAAATAGAAGAAGAGGTTCATTTGGCTTCAAGCAATCCCAAAAAACGAGCTGGTCGGAAGAAATTTCAAGAAACCCGTCACCCTGTTTTCCGCGGCATTAGGCAGAGGAATACCGGCAAGTGGGTTTGCGAAGTCCGGGAGCCCAACAAGACAACCAGGATTTGGCTTGGAACTTTTCCGACAATCGAGATGGCGGCGAGGGCTTATGACGTGGCGGCGCTAGCTCTCAGAGGACGACTTAGGATTCCGACATCAACAGATCCGAAAGAGATTCAGAGGGCTGCGGCTGAGGCGGCGGAGGAATTTCGGCCGTCAAGTGTGACGGAGTATGCCTTGAACTTTCCGACCAACGAGAATGTGGGAGACGACGATTCGGTCTTAGGTGGCGGCGAACAGGTGGGATTCTGCGCTGACATGGCAGAAGGGCCTCTGTTATCGCCACCTCGTCATAGTACAGATGGATGTTATTTCAGCGATAATGAAGTGGACTTCTATCATGACCTAACACTATGGAATTATTGA
- the LOC124918746 gene encoding uncharacterized protein LOC124918746: protein MVSNKPSSSTLSSDETETVPMPTTNTESPTELEATQLLLGEAFEIIYILHSKIERLTTTGSNEKETLEREMSLLLANIDNFIKETVGVFKGMNKKVNDLLQIQSYLINIVVQGKN from the exons aTGGTTTCAAACAAGCCAAGCTCATCCACTCTTTCCTCAGATGAGACAGAAACAGTACCGATGCCAACCACAAATACCGAATCTCCAACTGAGTTGGAGGCTACTCAATTGCTTCTTGGTGAAGCATTCGAAATAATCTATATACTTCACTCTAAAATTGAAAGACTCACCACCACCGGATCGAACGAGAAAGAGACATTGGAAAGGGAGATGAGTTTATTGTTGGCTAATATTgacaattttataaaagaaacggTCGGAGTCTTCAAAGGGATGAATAAAAAG GTTAATGATTTACTTCAGATACAAAGTTACTTAATCAACATTGTGGTGCAAGGCAAAAATTAG
- the LOC124933366 gene encoding PTI1-like tyrosine-protein kinase At3g15890: MSFRTGEQVPEPKRNESEVNYPWEIYTLKELLHATNNFHNDNKIGEGGFGSVYSVKRLKAMSAKAEREFAVEVEIHGRVRHKNLLGLRGFYAGGDERLIVYDYMSNQSLITHLHGQLVGHCLLDWPRRMNIVVGSAQGLSYLHHKANPHIIHRDIKASNVLLDSEFEPKVADFGFAKLIPDGVTHVTTRVKGTIGYLAPEYAMWGKVSESCDVYSFGILVLEIISGRKPLEKLPGGMKRDIVQWVTPYVHEGSFDSMADQKLKGKYDLSQLRAAVLVAIRCTDGNPDNRPSMLDVVEWLKSGTYGRRKIIREIPKTYEETYDVDDRMRR; encoded by the exons ATGTCTTTTCGGACTGGAGAACAAGTACCGGAGCCCAA GAGAAACGAAAGCGAGGTTAACTATCCGTGGGAAATCTACACTTTGAAGGAACTCCTCCATGCCACAAACAATTTTCACAATGATAATAAGATCGGCGAGGGAGGATTTGGAAGCGTGTATT CCGTGAAGAGATTGAAGGCAATGAGCGCAAAAGCGGAGAGGGAGTTTGCGGTTGAAGTGGAGATTCACGGTAGAGTAAGACACAAGAATCTACTTGGTCTTAGAGGATTCTATGCCGGCGGTGATGAGAGGCTCATTGTTTACGATTACATGTCCAATCAGAGCTTAATCACGCATCTTCATGGCCAACTCGTGGGCCATTGCTTGCTCGATTGGCCTCGAAGAATGAACATAGTTGTTGGATCGGCACAAGGGTTATC TTACTTGCACCACAAGGCAAACCCTCACATCATACATAGAGACATTAAAGCGAGCAACGTTCTACTCGACTCGGAATTCGAGCCAAAAGTAGCAGACTTTGGATTCGCGAAGTTGATTCCCGACGGTGTTACCCATGTGACTACTCGAGTGAAGGGTACCATAGGGTACCTAGCACCCGAGTACGCTATGTGGGGAAAAGTTTCTGAGAGTTGCGACGTTTACAGCTTTGGGATACTTGTATTGGAGATCATAAGCGGAAGAAAGCCCTTGGAGAAACTTCCAGGGGGAATGAAGAGGGATATCGTGCAATGGGTCACACCGTATGTTCACGAGGGCTCGTTTGATAGCATGGCGGATCAAAAGTTGAAAGGGAAATATGATTTGTCGCAACTAAGGGCGGCGGTTTTGGTGGCAATAAGGTGCACGGATGGGAATCCTGATAACCGACCTAGTATGTTGGACGTGGTCGAGTGGCTCAAGAGCGGCACGTATGGGAGGAGGAAGATAATTAGGGAGATTCCAAAGACGTATGAGGAGACTTATGATGTGGATGATCGTATGAGGAGATAG
- the LOC124933382 gene encoding uncharacterized protein LOC124933382: MAWSLKKILRTRVETYQMMKFRIENENEILFWHDPWLENNLIILREEFQSIRIRIKRKCLLYSIRDIQKGKCSSILRSILEGVRILNLINNIQFNRNIDTKSWDIVINGKFVAEKAWEIIRIKEVVVDWHKVVWSSKVIPRNQFILWLTFRKRLAIRDEIKKYMNIPYVNFPICTVKEESIDHLFGECAFVSKL, translated from the coding sequence atggcATGGTCCTTAAAGAAAATCCTAAGAACCAGAGTAGAGACATATCAAATGATGAAGTTCAGAATtgagaatgaaaatgaaatattattctGGCACGATCCATGGTTAGAGAATAATCTCATAATTCTTAGGGAGGAATTTCAATCTATTAGAATCagaattaaaagaaaatgtctCTTGTACTCAATTAGAGATATTCAAAAGGGAAAATGTAGTTCTATTCTTAGGAGTATTCTAGAAGGAGTCAGAATTCTGAATCTgatcaataatatacaattcaatAGAAACATTGATACAAAGAGCTGGGATATTGTTATAAATGGAAAGTTTGTGGCAGAAAAAGCATGGGAGATCATTAGAATAAAGGAGGTGGTGGTCGATTGGCATAAAGTAGTCTGGTCTTCAAAGGTTATACCTCGAAACCAATTCATTCTTTGGCTGACATTTAGGAAAAGATTGGCAATAAGAGACGaaattaagaagtatatgaatattccATATGTCAATTTCCCAATCTGCACAGTAAAAGAGGAAAGCATTGACCACTTGTTTGGGGAGTGCGCATTTGTATCCAAGTTGTAG